tTTTATGTGTCACTGATAAGTGGTTGAAAGTCTTTAGTTTCCCGTGTTTAAATTTTCGTTTTTATGTGTAGGATCGAGtagtgacccaaacgagtcaattaGAAGAGCTTTTATCCGTTTCAGAGgtggaaacaaagaaacggacttgaaaaacagcttgtttTACTTAaaattgccttgtatattgatttcacactgaTTACAATCAGAcggcacttcggtaccggaagaATGAACAACTActcatgatttcgcttgaaggtgGTATTTATAgccttctgatttcgcttgaaagtggctatgatcatttcaagcgaaatcactaatgttgtgatttcgcttgaaaacgcTCAtatcactttcaagcgaaataacatgcttcaagcggaatcagatcaGATACACTCTAAaacctcctattttctcgtacaacgtgccctgatctaacaattctaatactagactcgatacaagacgaagtcgacagacgtatgcaccaacattaTGTGAATTTTGGTTCTCGAATGATCTACTTTGCTATGGTTTGCGTTTTGCAGGTCTTGATAGGTTTAAGGTGCATTTCGGGAGTTAAACTGGGCTTTGGATTAGAGCTAGGAGGATCGAGATAGAATAAATGAGAAAAATTAGATATTTGGGAGATATCGGCGTCGCGGACGGCTTAGGTGCTGTGTAGACAACCCATAGACAGCAGTCTACCTCCCTGACAAACTTAAGGCGTTACCGGCGCCTGCTCTTGCCGTCGACGATTACCCTATTGGTCAACAGATGCCCAATTCAGTCAACTTGCAAATTAATTCCATTGTTTTGGCAATTGATTGTGGATTTTCGAGATTTGGGGGTTACAAAACAAGTTTTGAATCATTCTTTTGGATTATCGTTCATCCTAGAACTCTCCTATCAACACACATGACCGAAATCCAAGAATCATATGCAAGTTTTCAAGTTTTCTTCATCCGATTTCTAAGTTCATTAGACCATGAGTAGCTAATTCCTCAAGTTTCACCTCGGTGTAGATTTTCTAAGCTTCCAGGGTTCTTGATACATTAATCTAGTTTGTGAATCGTTGTGTTTTTGTTTGGATATTTGAACAATCATATTAATTGTGCTATCTTGTTTTGTATTTGCGAATTGGCGATAATTAGTTACACcattgactttgcgaaatggatTCGGTTCGTTATGCTTTGAtacgaaattagggtttgcatgTTCTTGAGTAACGAAGCGTATTTTTGTCCATTATTGATGTTGATGATTATTAACGCCTAATCCATGAAACCTAACCCTGTTAATACTAAATTGTGATCTTGATTCTAATTCTAGTTATGATAGAGATCCTTAGGGCTTATTATTTCGAACCGCAGTGAACCTTTTTTACAAATATTATGTGTAACTAATATCAAAATATTGCAAGCATTAGTGATAATTATTAGTCTAGTTTTTGGTAGTAATCACAAATCGTTGGACATTCCAACATCCtttcaaaccaaaaaaacaaaagataaaaaaattCAATTAGCAGGCTTCACAAACTGTTCTTTAATCAACTTAGTTTTTAACATGGACCACAGACTCTTTGTGGTTTCGACACCCTTCTTATCAGTTACTATCTTCTGTTTACCTTTGACTCTTCGACGCCGGTCAAATTTTTACCAATCCCTACGACGAGACTAACAATTGTTTACTATGCTAGCCTTGGCTCACTAGGTACTCTCTGTAAAAGCTCTAGACATTCGGTCTTTCAATAATAGGGGATTTAAGGACATGGTAGAAGAGCAAGTGTGTGACACATTAAACAAATCCCACATCATTCTATTATGATGTCCGTATGATAGACACGACCCATATAAAATGCATTGCCTAAAATATCACTGATGCATCAAAACACATTGGCTATGGATGAGAGGATAAATCCATAGTTAAACATGCTTGAGTGGGAACAATCCATGATGGGTTCCCTTATTAGAAGTTTCCACTTAGGAAACTAAAAACAAATGTATGAACTTCTTGTAGGCAAAGCGGACAATGTTGGTTGGTATGAGGGTTGGTGTAATAACATGGTACTAAAGTCACTTTATTCTGTTCCATTTACAATGATGGAGGAAATTCATTGGGGATGATGAGTTCCAAAACCTCAATAGGAATGATGAGTTCGTACCCGAGGGGTTGGGGGGGGGTATAAATAATTCCACATATTCTCTACTATTACGTCCATGATGAGATGTATTGTATCATTAAAATGCCTCACATCATATATCACCAACGCATTTTATATGCATTGGTTGTGGATGCAAATGCAATAACTCAAATATGCCAATATGGTATAGCCTAGTTGGTTAGGGGTTTTCCACTAAGTTGTGACCTGATGGGGAGGTCTTAGATTCGATTCCTACTAAGTGCATATTATGTAAATATGGGAGAGCACCTCTGGGAGGGATTCAAACTTGGGGTGAGGGATTTAAACAACATATGCTGGTCCTTTGAAGTAAGCTAGAAATTTAGTTGATCTGCAgttaaaaagtaaataaataaataaataacagaTCATATTTGagttatttatttactttttaacGACAGATCAACTGAATTTACAGCTTACTTCAAAGGATCAGCATAGCATATGTTGTTTAAACCCCTCACCTCAAGTTTGAATCCCCCCAGAGGTGCTCATCCATATTTACATAATATGCACTTAATAGGAATCGAATCTGAGACCTCCCTATTAgaaaacaacttagtgaaaaaCCCCTAACCAACTAGGCTATACCATATTATCACATTTGAGTTATTGCATTTGCATTTGCATAAAAGACTTGCTTTTCATCTACTTATGGTAAATCATATTTGAGTTGTTGCATTTGCATTTTAGATTTGTGAAATAGTGAATTGAAAATTCAGATACTTTAATAAGATTCTTTATTTATTCTTGGTGCGTTTTTCTGTACCGTTATCGAATGTAAAATCTGGTATCTAAGTTAAAGacttaaatatatttatataatcttAAAAACAAAGGTAGGTGGCTGTAATATCAAAGCCACCGACccattatttatatatattatagtgAGTTGAAAGTTGTTAACAAAATGTGAGTTGGATGAATTGGTTTTTGGTGTTGTAACACACTCACCCAGGTACGATTCCCTTCCACAacatttttgttatatttttttttccatttagtatctttttttctttttctatcagcaggtttatttataataaatatatCTATCTATGAATGAATATAGATGAATATATGTAGGCATGTATGTAGATGTTTGTTTTTCGATTACGACTATTCACTTTCTAATccgtatttttattatttagcttaaaagaaaaaaaaaactatatttttacatggttattttTAAGTATGTGTTTCTTTTGTAACtacaatgcttatacaggttatACTGAGTTAGATTGGATACGTCGAAACACACGTTTtcatcagtggcggacccaggaattttttcctgggggtgcagaatattttcaaagattttaggcccctaactgtataaaaatatcggttcatagcgggtcgggtcggatcatgtaagacaaaagaacatcaaactaaaatttataaatcatcaaaaacacgtcaaacgtcattacaaattacaaacgtatttaattataaaaatatcggttcatagcgggtcgggtcggatcatgttcaaccatagcacataactttcaattatatttttaaacattcaagccctaatattaaatattgattacttgtaactaatcaattaaacaaaaaggtttatatataaaacaacaaaatcatttaactacaagtctagaacaacaaaaaaattaaaaaaagtataaaaagatTAAACCCTTACACATTTATATTTTCTGctaatcatcacataaaacaaaataataaataaataaataaaccatactagttctatatTGGAATTCTGACGTAATATGGGTCGGTTCAACCCGAATTTTGGTTTTCCGGTAAAAAAGCCACTAGGTCGTGAGCAGTAGCGTCAAGTCGCTGGGAGTTTTTTTGGGGGCGGGATTTGGAAATTGAATGGgtggatgggtttgggttattttatttagttcaaatttctttaggttgagtttgggcttgtgttaataaaaattgattgcggattgggctttgattggattaaataattaagtgaataagtggttaataattattttttttctaagtggggcggttgaaaattttcaaggggtgcgggtgaaaaattccaaggggtgcggtcagGATTTCCGGcaaaaaataacactaaaaaatattttttcatggggtgcgcccgcccacccttggcttagggtgggtacgcccctggttttcatatgattaacgcatcacataacgtgTCGTTAGCTATAAACAACTAAGTTGCTGCCGCCGCAACGTGCGGCCTATGGCAAGAATCTAGTGTACAACTAAAGTGTTATGTATATCCATAATAATTGAGCATAACCAAAAAAATATACGCTTTTAGTTGATTTATAAATTCATCCACATTAATCAAATATAATACCTCATATATTAGATGCATATATCTGTTCCCGTAAATTATTTGAGAAATATTCCCCCCAAATCGACCTGTGTTAGCACGTAACCCTCAAGACTAATAATTGATCGCAATTTGGCATTTAATATGCAACTGTTACCCACATATACGTGGTCAAATCTCACTTGATATCGTTTTAGATTTAGATTTTTATTCTATTAAGATGGACTAGTCAAATAGATTGCATAATGAGATAAAATTGTTTCTATTGGGACCAACTTTTTGCtgttaaattttataaatatatcctattttattaaaaaaaattcgtATTTTACTATCATCATCAAAACGATTTTTTCATTTAGGCGGCAAAATTTCCCCACATCcgacaaaaaaaattgaaaagaaaTAATCTAACATATAGAGACGACAAGTCGTTCGTATAGGGAAAATAACTTTTTTCTGAAAAAATGTAAGTGTTGAGCGATCGACTGCACTAGAATATTTGAAAAAACTTGATTATATCGCGTGATTTTTTCATTTAACGTATTAAGAATGAGTTAATCCTTCTTAATTAATCCATCTCTGATCTCTAGAAGATTGTACGTTTGAGTCAAAGCCCACTTGATACTAATTTACATGcaataatttattttatattgatATTAAATTACATGCAATAATTTATTTTATGACAGTTGGTGAGGCCAGGATATGAATATATGATTAGCCAAAAAATGCACAACTATATAAACCCTTCTGGCTCATCTAAATGATACCATAACATAAACAAAGCCTCTTTGagaaatcaaaaaccctaaaaaaatgGCTGTTATTGAAAAGCTTCAAAAAAGAGTCAAAAGGACTCCAAAAGATGTTGCCATCATCTTTGGAGTAACCGGTCTAGTTGGAAAGCAGCTTCTTGAGAAGCTACTTTCAAGATCCAAATGGAAAGTTTACGGTGTGGCGAGGCGGCCGGAGACGGTGACAAGTGTTAAAAAACCGGTTCACACAAACCCTAATTACCATTTCATTTCATGCAACCTTGTTGACCCTTTTGAAACCCAAATCAAACTCTCTCATTTGCATGATGTGACCCATGTGTTTTGGGTAACATGGGCTAGTGAGTTTCCACTAGATAGCATTGAATGTTATGAGCAAAACAAAGCCATGATGTCCAATGCAATGGACTCAATCCTACCAGGAGCCAAGGGTTTGAAGCACTTCTCTCTTCAAACTGGGACCAAACACTATGTGTCTTTACAAGGTGGTTCATTGGACCATCTTGTCAAAAGGGTTTGTTACTATGATGAGAATTGTCCAAGAGTTGAAACACCAATAGGGTATAACTTCTACTATGGTCTTGAAGATCTCCTTAAGGAGAGACTAGCGGGTGCGGTCCCATGGTCAGTTCACCGGCCTGGTTTGATCATAGGAAGTTCGAGAAAAACCGTGTATAACTTCATGGGAAGCTTATGCGTATATGGGACCATTTGTAAGTATTTGAACCTCCCCTTTGTTTTTGGTGGAAGAAAAGAGTGTTGGGAAGAACAATTTGTTGATGTCTCGGACGCTAGGCTTGTGGCCAAACAACAAATATGGGCAGCCACAAACGATTCGGTTCAATCAACTAACGGGCAAGCGTTTAATTCAATAAACGGGGATGGTTCAACTTGGAAGGATATATGGGGGGCGATTGGGGATAAGTTTGGAGCGATCGTGCCTTTGAAAATGTTGTCCGAGGAGTTTACTTTCGCAGGGTCTATGAGCGATAAGGGGGGTGTTTGGAAAGAGATAGTGAAGAAAGAGGGTTTGGTCGAGACCGAAATGGAGGATTTGGCGAATTGGTATTTCTTGGACGCGTTGTTTCGTTGCCCGGTTAAGATGCTTGGAACAAGAGAGAAAGCAGATAGGCTTGGGTTCACAAAGAGGTATCTAGCACTTGATTCGATATCACATTGGATTGATGTTTTGAGACAAGAAAAACTAATTCCATGAAAATGTGATAAGAATGTAGGGTGTGAATATAAATAAACGATAGTTATGGGGTTGTAAATGTAAAATTTCCCCAGTTTATTTGGAAGAAAATGTGGTGTACCACTCGTTTAATAGAGTTTTGACttctcttttgttttttttaataatcttGTACCCCTTTTAATGGACATATGATATAGATGAAATATTTAACTCCAATAGCCCAGATTTTTCTCATCCTGTCTGGTTAAAGACATTCAAGCAAAGGATCAAAGTTGATAAAGACAATAAACAAGGTGTCTTGATATTTTCAATTTCAAACACATTCACCTAATACCTTCAACAAACTCCATAATTCATAACACAACTTTACAATAACATACGGATTGTCCGACTTCAAATACACAAACGCGTATTGAACATATTTTGCATTGGTTGTTGATGAGCGAGGAACTATGCGTGTTATGAAAAGTCTGAAATCTATGAGCTTCTTGTAGGTAAAACGGACAATAATGGTGCTATGTAAATGTTATTCCAATACCCAAAGTCTCACTCATGTTTTTAGTTTTCAAGTACAATGATGCTATATAAACTTTTAATAATATGTTTCCGCCAGTTTTGTTATTGATCAAAGAGTTAAAACCGCTTTTATGTAAAACTCTTTTAAGTTGCATAAAAGCATGGTTTATAAAAGTATTGGTGTTACAACTTACAAGTTGATATACGATCATTGGTTTAAGGGATTTAAATGTTTGCATAACTAGTGTTTAAACTTAACAAGCTTCATAGAAATTAGTGTTATGCCTCAACTTGTTAAGAAATAAAAACCACGTTGCCCACAGACCGCATTGCAGATGATCAACTGAATAAACTTAAACAATTGTATTGGTTGTATCCTCTCTTTGCCACGAGGGAGCCACGTTGGCCATTATCCCATTGCACATGACCTAACAAGTATGCAAATATTATGAACAACTATTATGTAACACATTATACATATCCTAGGTTGATCGTCGACAAGAAAGACGTAAAGATAACTAGCAGAGTTAATCATGTCGTGTCAAATAACTTTGGGTTGTCAAGTTGAATAGATGAACCCAAACACGACCCGTATATTATTCATGTCGTATTACTAGCTAACCCGTTTAATGTTCGTATGTGAATATTAATAACTCATGACGTGGTAGGAATTTAAACAACCAATGACCAACTCAAATGACCATTTTATTTGTAATTGTTGTATCTTTAATTGTTGGTTTTAAATATAAATCTCGAGATTAGcggatttttttgaacggctaacgaATCCACCAAATGGGCTACTGGTGAAATATTATATAACAACGCAAGTCTCTCATAAATCGAGGACATGGGTTTCTAGTTCTACTAGATTCATAGAGACCGTTCTAATTCAAATACCATTATTATTACCTTTTGATAGATAAGAAGAAAAACTTTCGAAAGTCTCTTTTCCAACAAcgaaaaacaataataatatgcTTTTGTTCATTTATTAGCAATAAGTTTCGTCATAATACTAGTCAATGAGAGCTATAGAATGTAACCACAAAATGATGCAAAATAAGCTATCATATGCATCTTTCTTTAACCATAAGAACCAGGATGATTCCTAAGCTAAGTCGTGTATCAAAACTGTTAAAGAATTGGCACGTGTGCAACGACGCCATAGAAGCTGCAATGAGCATAAGAGATATGATCTCATAACCGATCTGTTTGTTCCTTTGGACTCTTTATGAGTGCCTGTGGCTACATAACGTTCTCGGTTCTTGCAACTCGTGGTAATCGTGTCGGGAACAAAAGTGTAATCTATCTTTTCTGGAAGTTAAGCAATTTGAGGGAGAGAGCAAAGACAAGAAAGAAAAGGAGACTGAAGGCAAAACAAACCGCAGCAGAAACACCAATCATACCGGAATCCATACCAAGTGCTTCCTTCAAATAGTCTTTCACTGCTCCCTGAAAATCCGGTCCCACAATCTGTTCTTCCACGTCAGCAAGTTGAGAGCCAACCAGACCTTTCAAAGTCCAAGCTATCGGGCATATGTAGTAAAACCAGATCCACCATCCCGGTATTTGCTACAAAAAAAACAAATCATTATTTTTATCACCTTGCActtgaaaacatttataaaacaGTAACAATAAGTTGGTTAAGTTAGTTACCGCTTTTGGGACGAGAAAACCAGCAAGAAGATTCCATAACGAGTAAAACGCAGAAGAAACAACCGCAGCCATTTGCTGATTCGGTGTAAGACCAATTGCCATCATTCCATAAAAGGTAAAGTAGGTGAAAGTTAAAAACATGAACGCAAGGTAGAGTACAAATTTCGCTGcaccaaaaaaaatataaaatatcatATAACCGTAATCGTTATTGTCGCTATTATAATTATGCATATTAGATTGATACCGATATTCCTCTCAAAGTTGATCATAAAGTACGTAATCACACCATAAACTATTGTCTGACTTGCTACGTATGGGATCTCCACCAGACCCTGTAAAACAAATCAAACTAAATTTTGTATctataaaaagtaaaaataaattaaagagtaaaatgccattttcatccttgaggtttggccagttttacgAGTTTTATCCCAAggttggatccaaaaggtttgaaatcttgtaaTTTTCATCTGGCTCATTAACTCTATCGATTTTtcctgttaagtcaggggtatttccgtattttttgttaacttaaagggcaatttggtctttttagaggtatttggtctttttacataaaaagAAAAGGACCAAATTGCcatttaagttagcaaaaaaagACGTAAATACCTCTCACttgagaaaaatggatggagttaacgagccggatgaaaatggcaagattttgaaccttttggatccagatgcagaaaaacaaacctttggacaaaagtcgcaaaactgaccaaatcTAGGGGACTAAAATATCATTTTACtctaaataaaaaatataaaagtataaGGAACTTGCCTGTGCTATAGCATAAGGAATTGCAGAATACATTCCAGCTGCTCTTTCGCGGTAAAAAACCGTTCTTTCAATTGCAATCACGGGTTGTACGGTGGATGCGTTATTTACACCAAGAAACAGACAAGCTGTATAAAGAGCACCTATAAGCACCATTACGTTTTGGGTGCTGTCTCTGCAGAATGAACAGATTGGTAATAAACTATGATGTTCAAAAACGATGATGAAGGTATGCTTAATACCTTTTTGAACCAACGTCCCAAAACATAGAACCGACGATGAGCGCGCACATGGTTGTAAACAACATCCTCACAGCATTGTATTCTGGGCTTCTCCAATACACAAGACTCTGCTTCCACAAGCAAGTTTTAAACTGATACAGACTAGTTTGGGAGTATGTTGTAGAGAAATGTAAAGCTTCGGATCCACCCTTTGGAGTACTCTCTTGCTGAATCAAAACTTCAATTTCTCTAAAGATATTAAACCGTAAGACTTTTTTGTGTACAGGATAACATTATAACTTATAGATATCagtagggctgcaaatgaaccgaacgaacacgaacaagaccttttGTCGTGTTCATttgttttaaggaaatatacgtgttcacaaactgttcatgaacacttaccgcatgagattttatgttcgtgttcattcgttaaggaaatgaacgtgttcgtgttcgtttgttagtTTTAGGCAACGAACTCAagcgaacgttcatgaacacaaactaatgttcatgaacacaaattgaaacaaacgaacacaaacaagcgttcatgaacataatatataatacacagcgttcatgaacataatatataatacactgatacTTATTAAATGTTTTATTTGTCAGAATTTCaaagcattttaataaaatataaagaCTAAAAAACACTAATCAACtattgaacacaaacgaacatgttaccgaacactcacgaacataaatgaacgaacgcaacctctgttcatgttcattcatttattaaacaaacgaacacaa
This genomic stretch from Helianthus annuus cultivar XRQ/B chromosome 8, HanXRQr2.0-SUNRISE, whole genome shotgun sequence harbors:
- the LOC110873280 gene encoding (S)-8-oxocitronellyl enol synthase CYC2; the protein is MAVIEKLQKRVKRTPKDVAIIFGVTGLVGKQLLEKLLSRSKWKVYGVARRPETVTSVKKPVHTNPNYHFISCNLVDPFETQIKLSHLHDVTHVFWVTWASEFPLDSIECYEQNKAMMSNAMDSILPGAKGLKHFSLQTGTKHYVSLQGGSLDHLVKRVCYYDENCPRVETPIGYNFYYGLEDLLKERLAGAVPWSVHRPGLIIGSSRKTVYNFMGSLCVYGTICKYLNLPFVFGGRKECWEEQFVDVSDARLVAKQQIWAATNDSVQSTNGQAFNSINGDGSTWKDIWGAIGDKFGAIVPLKMLSEEFTFAGSMSDKGGVWKEIVKKEGLVETEMEDLANWYFLDALFRCPVKMLGTREKADRLGFTKRYLALDSISHWIDVLRQEKLIP